Genomic DNA from Gimesia aquarii:
CGCCTGGTCCGTGACAGAGCCCAGGTCAAGATTGGTTTACGGTCATTGTTGGCGCGTCATAATCGGGACGCCCCCTATCGCATCCCTTTTGGTCCTGGAGGGATCAAGTGGTTCCGGGATCAATCATTTTCGCCCATTGACGATCTGATCCGTGATGAACTGATCACGCGACTTAATCACTTTACTGAGCAAATTAATGCGATCGATCAACAACTGGAAGAACTACGGGAGTCTTTTCCCCAGGTAGAAGCATTACTCGATATTCACGGAATCGGACTGTATTCCGCTTTGGTGATTGTTGCTGAACTGGGGGAGATTGAACGATTTCGCTCTGCGAAACAGGTGGGTGCTTATGCAGGATTGACATCAAAAGTGAACCAGTCTGGAGGTCACTGTTATTACGGTTCCATTACCAGACAAGGACCACCCTGGTTACGTTGGGTGCTGACCGAAGTCGCGATTCACGCGATCAAACGCTATGTTCCCTTGAAAAGGTTTTACACCCGAATTCGTAAGCGATCTGGAGCCAAGAAAGCCTGGGTTGCTGTAGCTTGTAAACTTGCGGAAATTTCCTGGAAACGATTATTCCGCTGGCAGATTGAGCACTCAGTACAGTTGGCTTAAAAAGAGAAAAGACGAATTACGCGAAAGCAGTGAGTTCGGCCCGCTGTGGGGGCTGGTGAGAGAAGCTCTGCGCCGTTGACGTGAATGGGCTGCTCACTGATTGAATTGTAATCTGCGCGACGGCGTTTTGCCGGACGGCGCGAATGGGTGCCTAGTTTCGCGTAAAAACAAATTTAGAATACAATGGAACGGAGGCTTGACACGGCGTAGTCATGGGTGCCCCCACGAATGTCTCGAGTCGCTGGAAACAGTAATGATTTGTTCTTTTAAGATTGAGTTGCTTGGTGTGAAGTGGAACCATAGAATGGAAAGCAGTATTTGTTTGTGGGATTCCAGACGTTCATTTATCGCTTCCGATTGGAAATTAGATGAGACTGCTTTGCATTAGTTGGCTTGTTTGTGTGTTCTTAGGTTTACCTCAGTTCTCAGAGAAAGTAAATGCGGCGGAAAATCAATATAACGTGTTATTTATCATTTCAGATGATCTGACAGCGACCGCGCTTTCCTGTTATGGCAACAAAGTCTGTCACACTCCCAACATTGATGAAATCGCTGCGAAAGGAACACGTTTTACACGCGCTTATTGTCAGGCCACCTATTGCGGACCCTCTCGGGCTTCGTTTATGTCGGGCTATTATCCACATGCTTCATTGGCCTTTGGTTATGTGAGTCCGCGTTCCTATATTGGTGACCGGCCCACCTGGTCACAACACTTCAAGAACAATGGGTATTACACTGCTCGGGTGAGCAAGATTTATCATATGGGAGTACCCGGAGATATTGAAAAAGGAAGCAACGGCACTGATGATCCTGCGTCGTGGACCGAACGCTTTAATAGCCAGGGACCGGAATG
This window encodes:
- a CDS encoding transposase → MTRHRARLVRDRAQVKIGLRSLLARHNRDAPYRIPFGPGGIKWFRDQSFSPIDDLIRDELITRLNHFTEQINAIDQQLEELRESFPQVEALLDIHGIGLYSALVIVAELGEIERFRSAKQVGAYAGLTSKVNQSGGHCYYGSITRQGPPWLRWVLTEVAIHAIKRYVPLKRFYTRIRKRSGAKKAWVAVACKLAEISWKRLFRWQIEHSVQLA